Proteins encoded together in one Pseudomonas asiatica window:
- a CDS encoding NAD(P)-dependent oxidoreductase — MKNAETPVFKLVLFGPESSLGNALMVELLSRQHEVTAVVDDLNRHAPRPGLHFKIGGLGNADQAEQGAAGGSAVIALLSTLAPGDLPRQARMSEALVAGLKRTTIRRLLLVGDFDVLDKPGNYSEAERECVDQVVDGLQRSALHWTLINAPQELAGLGMEHFRSTEGTLEPGLAEPLRHLARVAAGMVDMLELDLHRGEHLNFVV, encoded by the coding sequence CGAAACCCCAGTGTTCAAACTGGTCCTGTTCGGGCCAGAAAGCAGCCTGGGCAATGCCCTGATGGTAGAGCTGCTGTCGCGCCAGCACGAAGTCACCGCCGTGGTCGACGACCTTAATCGCCATGCGCCGCGCCCCGGCCTGCATTTCAAGATAGGCGGGCTGGGCAATGCCGACCAGGCGGAGCAGGGCGCGGCAGGCGGGTCGGCAGTAATTGCCCTGTTGTCGACGCTGGCGCCGGGCGATCTGCCCAGGCAAGCCCGCATGAGCGAGGCGCTGGTGGCGGGGCTTAAGCGTACGACTATACGCCGGCTGTTGCTGGTGGGCGATTTCGATGTGCTGGATAAGCCGGGCAATTACAGCGAGGCGGAGCGGGAGTGTGTGGACCAGGTGGTGGACGGGTTACAGCGCAGTGCCTTGCACTGGACGCTGATCAATGCCCCGCAGGAACTGGCCGGGTTGGGGATGGAGCATTTTCGCAGCACTGAAGGTACGCTGGAGCCGGGGTTGGCCGAGCCGTTGCGGCACCTGGCCAGGGTCGCGGCAGGGATGGTGGATATGCTGGAGCTGGATTTGCACCGGGGCGAGCATCTGAACTTCGTGGTCTAG